A region of Candidatus Marinimicrobia bacterium CG08_land_8_20_14_0_20_45_22 DNA encodes the following proteins:
- a CDS encoding ABC transporter ATP-binding protein, whose protein sequence is MSWIRKPASGNYKMIMNSDCEKLLDVKELTVRYGQRKTFGLREKTVVALNNVSFLIHRGETLALVGETGSGKSTIAMSILHFVARHSGEILYRGKNIWKYKRGELRAYHRKVQPVFQNADESLNPRLKVRSTLLDALDPALSSEEKNRRIIECLSAVQLNENVLSRFPHQLSGGQKQRVCIARALATESEMLILDEAISSQDLSLQAHLLKLLSELKQKFSLTYLYISHDLETVRVIADRVGILKDGRLIEIGDKDEIFNSPKESYTQLLLERSRF, encoded by the coding sequence ATGTCCTGGATCCGAAAACCGGCGAGCGGGAATTATAAGATGATAATGAATTCCGACTGCGAAAAACTCCTCGATGTTAAAGAACTTACGGTTCGTTATGGACAGCGAAAAACATTCGGGCTGAGAGAAAAAACCGTCGTTGCTTTAAATAATGTTTCATTTTTAATCCATCGTGGCGAGACGTTGGCGCTCGTTGGCGAAACCGGAAGCGGAAAAAGTACGATTGCCATGTCGATCCTGCATTTCGTTGCGCGGCATTCCGGAGAAATTCTGTACAGAGGGAAAAATATTTGGAAATATAAACGCGGGGAACTCAGAGCCTATCATCGAAAAGTCCAGCCAGTTTTTCAAAATGCGGACGAATCGCTGAATCCGCGACTGAAAGTTAGGTCAACGCTTTTGGATGCGCTCGATCCGGCGCTTTCATCAGAAGAAAAAAATCGTCGCATTATCGAATGTCTTTCCGCCGTCCAGTTGAATGAAAATGTGCTGAGCCGGTTTCCGCATCAGTTGAGCGGCGGTCAGAAACAGCGCGTCTGTATCGCCCGCGCGCTGGCGACTGAATCAGAAATGCTGATCCTCGACGAGGCGATCTCTTCGCAAGATTTGTCGCTTCAGGCGCATCTGCTCAAATTATTATCCGAACTGAAGCAGAAATTTTCTCTGACTTATCTCTATATTTCGCACGATCTGGAAACAGTCCGTGTGATCGCAGACCGTGTCGGAATTCTGAAAGATGGGCGATTGATCGAAATAGGCGATAAAGATGAAATCTTTAACTCGCCGAAGGAATCGTACACGCAACTTTTACTGGAAAGAAGCCGGTTTTGA